Part of the Palaeococcus ferrophilus DSM 13482 genome, GAGCGTCGTGAAGGTTGTCCCCAACGAGACGTATCACATCCACGTGAACATGGAGAAGGTCAAGTCCGGACTAATGGTGGAGAGGAAGATAGTGAAAACTGTCCCGCTTGAAATTGAGTCGGAGCCCTCAAACGCATCGGTTATAGTCACGGACGGTGTTCTGAGGGTCTTTACCACCACTCCGGCTACCCTCTTCCTCCCGCCTGGGAACTACACCGTCATAGCCTCCAGGGGCAATCTCTCCGCCAGGGAGTCCATAGTTCTGAGGGAGGGTTCCAGTGTCCTCCTGAAACTCATCCCCGCCAACGCGACTCTCAGCCTCTCAGTGCATCCGGAGAACGCGACAGTACTACTGAACGGGGAGGAAGTTAAGATTGGAACTCTCACCATAAGTCCTGGGCGCTACAATCTCACGGTGAGGGCAGCCGGCTACATCACAAAGAGCCTGGATATAATCCTGGCCCCAAATGAATCCAAGAGGGTCGAAGTGAGCATGGAGAGAAAGCCAGCTGTGGAGAATTCGGAAATCATTATCTCGCCACCATCAAGCGGAGAGAACGACATCACACAGGAGGAGAACACACAGGACAAACAAAACAATGTTCCCGGGAACACTCAGATTTTTCCAACGCTCCCAGACAGCAGTGCCCCCCATCCGCCAAGGAAGGATAACAGCTCCTTATGGGTCAAATTAAGTGCCCTAATGGCAGTCATTGTAGTGGTTTACCTCATACTCAAAAAGATGTAAAGAGTCGAGCTCAAGATGCCCAAAGGGGTGAGAACCATGAAAACTCAGATGAAATGGGAGCTTGAGGACCCCTACAACCTCATAGTCTTCATGTTTGGTTTCGTTATGCTGGGCATCACTTTCTTTTCCGGCCTGACCAGCAACGACGTTACATTCATGGTAAGCGGGCCGGATGAGATTATAGTTTCAGAGGCGGCCAAGACCCTGGGCCTCACGCTTCCGAGGCTTGGAACCGAAGAGTACACAATATTCGCCCTTACCGGGGCCCTGCTGGTTTCTTTGATGATGAGATACGACAGGGACACGAGAGTCGCCAAAAGCGTCTATAGCCTGCCGGTCAGGAACTATTCCGTGGTGCTCTCAAAGGCATTATCTGCCATGGTGCTGCTCTTCCTCGCCTCTCTCCTTCCCGCGTTCCTGGCGTTCATCTACATTCACGGGGACGTTTCAAGCCTAATCGGGAAGACACTCTTCGACGAGGGCTTCCTGGCGGGTTACCTAATCTACTGGGCGATGATGGTGCTCTACGTGGTCTCGGTGTCGGCCCTTGTGGCAATGCTCTCCCCCAATACGTTCGCCTCCCTCCTGGGAAGCATCACCATCCTCTACGCCCCCCTCGTGCTCAAACTGAGGAGCCTCCCACCGGCGGTGATCGACGACGCGTTCTTCAAGGCCTACACAACCCAGTTTTACCCCGCGGATAGGGTAGCGGCGTTCATTGACGGCTCCTTCTATATGGGGATCCTCCTTCCAGCGGTGATGCTGGGGGCGGCCCTTATACTGAGCGAATGGAGGGATGTCTCATGAGGCTTCTAAAGGCGGTGCTGCTGTCGATGGTCATTTTGACGCTCCTTGTGTTCCCCGTAGAGAAGAACGCACTGAGTCAGCCGATTTCCGAGGTTGTGCTTGTGGGACAGGGCATCATGGTGCCATCGTCCGGAATCGCCATGTTAAGTTCCAACGCCGATGAGGGGACCCAATACACCGTCAG contains:
- a CDS encoding ABC transporter permease, whose protein sequence is MKTQMKWELEDPYNLIVFMFGFVMLGITFFSGLTSNDVTFMVSGPDEIIVSEAAKTLGLTLPRLGTEEYTIFALTGALLVSLMMRYDRDTRVAKSVYSLPVRNYSVVLSKALSAMVLLFLASLLPAFLAFIYIHGDVSSLIGKTLFDEGFLAGYLIYWAMMVLYVVSVSALVAMLSPNTFASLLGSITILYAPLVLKLRSLPPAVIDDAFFKAYTTQFYPADRVAAFIDGSFYMGILLPAVMLGAALILSEWRDVS